A genomic window from Periweissella cryptocerci includes:
- a CDS encoding transposase codes for MTRSYFHDEFRSANDQFSFIWCDATSIKQFEVLPNRLTKTIKQYFLGFSLANRKRVKHVVMDMNAQYASFIKFLFPNAEIIIDGFHIAQRIGNALDSVRKNIQKRIDDKQNNRAYKIMKSQWKIFHMMYEDLEKTKPYYMRGINEYLTQEQAIGIVFDEYPEFGQVWTAYQEIMKAMHNKDLSGFEDIITHYTIMGNDMDSAISTFAKNYKGIQNSITSKLSNGTR; via the coding sequence ATTACCCGAAGCTATTTCCATGATGAGTTCCGCTCAGCCAATGATCAGTTTAGCTTTATTTGGTGTGATGCCACTTCAATCAAGCAATTTGAAGTACTGCCCAATCGACTAACCAAAACAATCAAACAATATTTTCTTGGATTTTCACTAGCTAATCGGAAGCGTGTTAAGCACGTTGTCATGGATATGAACGCTCAATACGCCAGTTTCATTAAGTTCTTATTTCCGAACGCAGAAATCATTATCGACGGCTTCCATATCGCTCAGCGTATCGGTAACGCCTTGGATAGTGTTCGTAAGAACATTCAAAAACGCATTGATGATAAACAAAATAATCGAGCCTATAAAATCATGAAGAGTCAATGGAAAATCTTCCACATGATGTATGAGGATCTCGAAAAAACGAAACCTTATTACATGCGTGGAATTAATGAATATCTAACACAAGAACAAGCGATTGGCATCGTCTTCGACGAATATCCTGAATTTGGTCAGGTTTGGACTGCATATCAGGAAATTATGAAAGCAATGCATAACAAAGATTTATCAGGTTTCGAAGACATCATCACTCATTACACGATTATGGGAAACGATATGGACAGCGCAATTTCGACTTTCGCCAAGAATTATAAGGGAATTCAAAACAGCATCACCTCGAAACTATCAAATGGAACGCGTTGA
- a CDS encoding DMT family transporter, translating into MLMLLGLLAGIILANQNPVNAFLRTYIGSPSRTSLISFTVGVIFLAIILVCTGVPLLPTGAEMAHTPVWMWLGGGLAAIYLTTFILLFPKIGAIQTAILPILGQVLMGTAIDTFGLFGNKVIQLTGQRILGIIILLFGIFIAVVWANYQRSDKKLSGKQVTKQGGLGLNIWRVWAVIAGVLSAMQQAINGQLGIALSSPVKATFVSFSLSWVVLIFIVLVMDHRIMPKVIEVKNMPWWGWLGGILGALFVLLTVILVPKIGAGLTVTTILVGQLGGSIVVAQWGLWHSPIAPVKRLQIIGILVMLVGVLVIKGII; encoded by the coding sequence ATGTTAATGTTATTGGGTTTGTTAGCTGGGATTATTTTGGCCAATCAAAATCCAGTTAATGCATTTTTGCGAACGTACATTGGATCACCATCTCGAACATCGTTGATTTCATTTACGGTGGGAGTTATTTTTTTAGCAATTATTTTAGTATGTACAGGAGTACCATTACTGCCAACTGGCGCTGAAATGGCGCATACACCAGTTTGGATGTGGCTTGGTGGTGGGTTAGCCGCGATTTATTTGACGACATTTATTTTGTTGTTTCCAAAAATTGGCGCGATTCAGACAGCCATTTTACCAATATTAGGACAAGTCCTAATGGGAACGGCGATTGATACATTTGGGTTGTTTGGTAATAAAGTTATTCAACTAACTGGGCAACGTATTTTGGGGATAATTATTTTATTATTTGGAATCTTTATTGCCGTTGTGTGGGCTAACTACCAACGCTCAGACAAAAAACTAAGCGGCAAACAAGTAACTAAGCAAGGCGGGCTTGGTTTAAATATTTGGCGGGTATGGGCAGTTATTGCAGGGGTACTTTCAGCCATGCAACAAGCGATTAACGGTCAATTAGGTATTGCGCTTAGCAGCCCTGTAAAAGCCACTTTCGTCTCGTTCTCATTATCATGGGTAGTGTTAATTTTCATTGTTTTGGTGATGGATCACCGGATTATGCCTAAGGTAATTGAGGTGAAAAACATGCCATGGTGGGGATGGCTTGGTGGTATCCTTGGAGCACTGTTTGTTTTGCTAACTGTGATTTTGGTACCAAAAATTGGTGCAGGGTTAACAGTGACCACGATTTTAGTTGGTCAACTTGGTGGCTCAATCGTCGTGGCTCAATGGGGACTGTGGCACTCACCAATTGCCCCAGTTAAGCGTCTCCAAATTATTGGGATACTGGTTATGCTAGTTGGTGTTTTAGTAATTAAAGGAATAATTTGA
- a CDS encoding MFS transporter: MQPIKPAMTLWALAISAFGIGSTEFISVGLLPLIVQDLHVSLSSASLTVSLYALGVTIGAPILTALTSKWERKRVLLFDMTIFLVGNLLAAIAPNFAFLLVGRIVAALAHGVFMSIAAVIAADVVAPAKRASAIALMFTGLTVATITGVPIGTFIGQHTTWRMSFVFILVIGLIALLGNILLVPNNLAKSTAISLRDIGKVLTNLRLLLILLITALGYGGTFVVYTYVAPILEKFMGYSPSQIVLILIGYGGAVAIGNMVGGRLANHRSLRALLYMFIGLAFSILGIFFFIHQPILGLGAILLMGLFAFMNVPGLQLLAVKLAEKYLPAATSMASALNISAFNIGITMGAFVGGKVTARGGLALTPIFGFVMVMAAVGIKFAWLMKDKVVREL; the protein is encoded by the coding sequence ATCCAACCAATTAAGCCAGCGATGACATTATGGGCATTAGCGATTAGTGCATTTGGGATTGGATCAACAGAGTTTATTAGCGTGGGATTATTACCACTGATTGTGCAAGATTTGCATGTTTCATTGAGTAGTGCGAGCCTAACAGTATCGCTATACGCACTTGGAGTAACGATTGGTGCGCCCATTTTAACGGCATTAACATCAAAGTGGGAACGTAAACGAGTATTATTATTTGATATGACGATCTTTTTAGTGGGTAATTTATTAGCGGCGATTGCGCCGAATTTTGCATTTTTGTTAGTGGGACGAATTGTGGCGGCTTTAGCACATGGGGTATTCATGTCAATCGCTGCCGTAATAGCGGCGGATGTTGTTGCACCAGCTAAACGGGCTAGTGCGATTGCGCTGATGTTTACGGGCTTAACGGTCGCAACAATTACCGGGGTTCCCATTGGTACATTCATTGGCCAACACACGACTTGGCGAATGTCATTTGTGTTTATTTTGGTGATTGGCTTGATTGCGCTGTTGGGTAATATTCTATTAGTGCCCAACAATTTAGCAAAGAGCACCGCAATTTCGTTGCGTGATATTGGCAAGGTGTTGACCAATTTGCGCTTGTTATTAATTTTATTGATTACAGCTTTAGGGTATGGGGGAACTTTTGTCGTATATACGTACGTTGCCCCAATTCTAGAAAAATTTATGGGATATTCGCCAAGCCAAATAGTATTAATTTTAATTGGCTATGGTGGCGCAGTGGCAATTGGAAACATGGTTGGTGGGCGCTTAGCTAATCACCGGTCGCTGCGGGCACTGTTATATATGTTCATTGGTTTAGCATTTAGTATTTTAGGTATATTTTTCTTTATCCACCAACCAATTTTGGGATTAGGCGCAATTTTATTGATGGGGTTGTTTGCATTTATGAATGTACCGGGGTTACAATTATTAGCCGTTAAGTTAGCGGAAAAATATCTGCCGGCAGCAACTTCAATGGCTTCGGCGTTAAATATCTCGGCATTTAATATTGGAATTACCATGGGAGCATTTGTCGGTGGTAAGGTGACCGCACGCGGTGGACTAGCTTTGACGCCGATTTTTGGTTTTGTTATGGTTATGGCAGCGGTGGGAATTAAATTTGCTTGGTTAATGAAAGATAAAGTTGTGCGCGAACTTTAA
- a CDS encoding winged helix-turn-helix transcriptional regulator — MAEIKKVYNIGVEATMEVIGGKWKPIILCHLRNQTLRTGELKRAIPNITQKMLTQQLRELEDADIVERHVYNQVPPKVEYCLSAYGETLSVILNKLCVWGEKHIDLLNENGQKIELINRDAVPVIETK, encoded by the coding sequence ATGGCGGAAATAAAAAAAGTTTATAACATTGGCGTTGAAGCTACGATGGAAGTAATTGGTGGTAAATGGAAGCCAATTATTTTGTGTCACTTGCGCAACCAGACGTTACGTACTGGTGAATTGAAACGAGCGATTCCAAATATCACGCAAAAAATGCTGACACAACAGTTACGGGAGCTAGAAGACGCTGATATTGTTGAGCGCCACGTGTACAATCAAGTGCCACCAAAAGTAGAATATTGCCTGAGTGCGTATGGTGAAACGCTCAGTGTTATTTTGAATAAGCTCTGTGTCTGGGGTGAAAAACATATTGATTTATTAAATGAAAACGGGCAAAAAATTGAACTCATCAACCGCGATGCTGTGCCAGTAATTGAAACTAAATAG
- a CDS encoding iron chaperone produces MNIFNDYLAAITNSEQKARLNEALTLTAQIDAQLEPRLENAMPAFFIGDKPIIFFAVTKKHFDVYPTLMTLDQFDEEITSNAYPTANGAILIKWDKPVDWSMLTEIIKFNIAY; encoded by the coding sequence ATGAACATTTTCAATGATTACCTAGCCGCTATTACCAATTCTGAGCAAAAAGCCCGCCTCAATGAAGCCCTGACATTGACCGCACAAATTGATGCACAGCTGGAACCACGTCTCGAAAATGCGATGCCCGCATTTTTTATTGGTGATAAACCAATTATCTTTTTTGCGGTAACTAAAAAACATTTCGATGTTTATCCTACGTTGATGACGCTTGATCAATTTGACGAAGAAATCACGAGTAATGCGTATCCCACCGCTAATGGTGCAATTCTAATCAAATGGGACAAGCCAGTTGACTGGTCAATGCTTACTGAGATAATCAAATTTAATATTGCCTACTAG
- a CDS encoding flavodoxin domain-containing protein, protein MPNKKILVLYKSKYGSTKQYATWIAEELGTELRSRDQIRPDELLDYDLIIYGGSLFIGDISGAGILREHPHRDVIGFTVGLSDPTTTDYTDVINRAIPTDKRRQIPMFHFRGAIDYAKLGFIDKTVLLMLKNFVLGRKKDSALTAEDQAILDTFGNVVDFTDKAAIEPLVTYVKENYFD, encoded by the coding sequence ATGCCTAATAAAAAAATCTTGGTACTCTATAAATCTAAATATGGTTCAACCAAGCAATATGCCACTTGGATTGCGGAGGAACTGGGAACTGAATTACGCAGTCGTGATCAAATCCGACCTGATGAACTGTTGGACTATGATCTCATTATTTATGGCGGCTCATTATTTATAGGTGATATTAGTGGTGCTGGCATTCTCCGGGAGCACCCTCATCGTGACGTCATCGGTTTTACAGTTGGTTTATCGGATCCAACCACGACTGACTATACCGATGTCATTAATCGCGCAATTCCAACCGATAAGCGCCGGCAGATTCCCATGTTTCACTTTCGGGGAGCAATTGACTATGCTAAACTCGGTTTCATTGATAAAACAGTCTTACTTATGTTGAAAAATTTTGTTCTCGGGCGTAAAAAAGACAGTGCATTAACTGCCGAAGACCAAGCGATTTTGGATACATTTGGGAATGTCGTTGATTTCACTGATAAAGCTGCGATTGAACCACTCGTCACTTATGTTAAAGAAAACTATTTTGACTAA
- a CDS encoding flavodoxin domain-containing protein, producing the protein MTRKKIAVIYKAKIGMTKQYATWIAEAFKADLLELSEIEQFGMLKYDLVIFGGAISAGTIRGINDLMKRAYRELVIFTVGMTPPSDLDHHALLERNIPADRRTKTPVFHFHGGFDCKMLGFFERTILVPIKSFILKLKPTHKLTADERAFLKYYDKQVDLCKWKSILPLLEYVHEKVA; encoded by the coding sequence ATGACACGTAAAAAAATAGCAGTAATTTATAAAGCAAAAATTGGCATGACAAAGCAATACGCGACTTGGATTGCGGAAGCTTTTAAAGCCGACTTACTTGAACTCAGTGAAATTGAACAATTTGGGATGTTAAAGTACGATTTAGTCATTTTCGGCGGTGCCATTTCCGCTGGAACAATTCGGGGCATTAATGATTTAATGAAGCGTGCATATCGCGAACTGGTCATTTTCACAGTTGGTATGACACCACCGTCTGACCTCGATCATCACGCCCTCTTAGAGCGTAATATCCCCGCTGATCGGCGTACAAAGACGCCGGTATTCCATTTTCATGGTGGCTTCGACTGCAAAATGCTCGGCTTCTTTGAACGGACAATTCTTGTACCAATTAAAAGCTTTATTCTAAAATTGAAGCCCACGCACAAGCTAACTGCAGACGAACGGGCTTTCCTTAAATACTACGACAAACAAGTTGACCTTTGTAAGTGGAAAAGTATTTTACCCCTTCTTGAATATGTTCACGAAAAGGTGGCTTAA
- a CDS encoding GNAT family N-acetyltransferase: MIDIRPYHSTDKTTVCTLFYETVHAINQADYTSVQLDAWTDTITDWPARLLTDYGLVAQINHTIVGFGSMTADGELDLLFVHKDFQGQGIATQLASELEADALRHGNETIRVFASITARPFFQKRGYQVIRENTVHRANQILTNFVMAKSIAKTM; the protein is encoded by the coding sequence ATGATCGATATTCGTCCATATCACAGCACAGATAAAACCACAGTTTGCACGTTATTTTACGAAACTGTTCATGCTATCAATCAAGCCGATTACACTTCCGTACAACTTGATGCTTGGACTGACACCATCACAGACTGGCCCGCACGTCTCTTAACTGATTATGGGTTAGTCGCGCAAATCAATCACACAATTGTAGGGTTTGGGTCGATGACTGCAGATGGTGAACTAGATTTATTATTTGTGCATAAGGATTTTCAGGGGCAAGGGATTGCCACCCAATTAGCAAGCGAATTAGAAGCCGATGCGCTGAGGCATGGTAATGAAACTATTCGCGTTTTCGCCTCAATTACAGCGCGCCCGTTTTTTCAAAAACGTGGTTATCAAGTTATCCGGGAAAATACCGTCCACCGTGCAAATCAAATTCTCACAAATTTTGTTATGGCTAAATCGATTGCCAAAACGATGTAA
- a CDS encoding helix-turn-helix transcriptional regulator codes for MAEKFDRINTMMRYMNNRQTFTLRELADEFHVSKRTALRDVQTIESLGMPLEAQVGNGGGYSVMRNQLLPAVQFTTDELKSLFLAFQATANQQLPYLQDRQRLLEKLLAIASQAQQDDLLLLKQLILFENTNPANPNLLELSDFATPMLRTLLELSLQYQQLDFSYTDNQQHATVRTILVLNFYFQNSHWYLAAYDYTRQAKRNFRVDRITEPVINWQRSMPKQAELQSLKHTSPSAPNLRLQLQSTAIQRFKRMHAPQFQLEYIDPFQNVAKFETSINLTNPQEISFISDWLLFLGDEVKPIEVPNIIRANIQQKMQRW; via the coding sequence ATGGCCGAAAAATTTGATCGGATTAACACCATGATGCGCTATATGAATAACCGGCAAACATTCACACTCCGAGAGCTTGCTGATGAATTTCATGTATCGAAGCGAACTGCGCTGCGTGATGTCCAGACTATCGAAAGTCTAGGCATGCCCCTTGAAGCTCAAGTCGGTAACGGTGGTGGCTACAGCGTGATGCGTAATCAGCTATTACCTGCGGTTCAATTTACAACTGATGAACTGAAATCACTCTTTTTAGCTTTCCAAGCAACGGCGAATCAACAGCTCCCCTATTTACAAGATCGGCAGCGTTTACTCGAAAAATTGTTAGCAATTGCGTCCCAAGCCCAACAAGATGATTTGTTACTGCTGAAACAGCTGATTTTATTTGAAAATACCAATCCGGCTAATCCAAATTTATTAGAACTCTCCGATTTTGCCACACCAATGCTACGCACATTGTTGGAGCTAAGCTTACAGTATCAACAACTTGATTTTAGTTACACAGATAACCAACAACATGCGACGGTTCGCACAATTCTCGTGCTTAATTTTTATTTTCAAAATTCACATTGGTATCTGGCAGCCTATGACTATACTCGTCAAGCAAAACGCAACTTTCGTGTTGATCGTATTACTGAGCCGGTAATTAATTGGCAACGTAGCATGCCAAAGCAAGCTGAACTTCAATCATTGAAGCACACTAGCCCTAGCGCACCCAACCTTCGTTTACAACTCCAGAGTACTGCCATTCAGCGTTTCAAACGTATGCATGCTCCGCAGTTTCAACTTGAGTACATTGATCCATTTCAAAATGTAGCCAAGTTTGAAACTAGCATTAACCTCACTAATCCCCAAGAAATTAGCTTCATTAGTGACTGGCTCCTGTTCTTAGGTGATGAAGTCAAACCAATCGAAGTTCCTAATATAATTCGCGCAAACATTCAGCAAAAAATGCAGCGTTGGTAA
- a CDS encoding effector binding domain-containing protein, giving the protein MMTDYTIETKAAFAVTAYGKALSMDKNPFELASEKAGLWQEIGADGRWDSLKATADNELEYGVNEAIDGQFYYYAGVQSNVTAPENTRVINFPAGEYLVIKATGTENEVWQQLDMAAFGEILPQANDFAYVGGPNANVQLSVADGVISGEKLIPIIRK; this is encoded by the coding sequence ATGATGACAGATTATACGATTGAAACAAAAGCAGCCTTCGCAGTGACGGCATATGGTAAGGCCTTATCAATGGACAAAAATCCATTTGAATTAGCTAGTGAAAAAGCCGGCTTGTGGCAAGAAATTGGGGCCGATGGTCGGTGGGATTCACTGAAGGCAACGGCAGATAATGAATTAGAATACGGTGTTAATGAAGCAATTGATGGCCAATTTTACTATTATGCAGGCGTACAATCAAACGTTACGGCGCCTGAAAATACCCGCGTTATTAACTTTCCAGCTGGCGAATATTTGGTAATTAAGGCAACTGGAACGGAAAATGAAGTTTGGCAACAATTAGATATGGCAGCATTTGGTGAAATATTGCCGCAAGCTAATGATTTTGCCTATGTTGGTGGTCCAAACGCTAACGTACAGCTATCAGTTGCCGATGGTGTGATTAGTGGTGAAAAATTAATTCCCATCATTCGTAAGTAA
- a CDS encoding TetR/AcrR family transcriptional regulator, with amino-acid sequence MVQKRNLTQAKIVDQALIIANDKGLDQLTFPILAAGLNIKYPSLYNHFPNIQAVKDAMVVRIYLEMNIQLTTQLANLHGSNAVMCYAEIYRNVALKYAGSFDLVTNYFLKEDSAVGQVLRTHYELLRGTLVDFDIPTTDLVLLNRGLRSMITGFISLSIKGYFGKEFNLSKDETYHQLIMNLVKKLPLKG; translated from the coding sequence ATGGTTCAGAAGCGAAATTTAACCCAAGCCAAAATTGTCGATCAAGCCTTAATTATCGCCAATGATAAAGGTCTCGACCAACTAACTTTCCCTATTTTGGCCGCCGGTTTGAATATCAAATACCCTTCGTTATACAACCACTTTCCTAACATTCAAGCAGTTAAAGACGCGATGGTTGTCCGCATTTACCTTGAGATGAACATACAGTTAACAACTCAGCTGGCAAATCTTCACGGTAGTAACGCGGTCATGTGCTATGCCGAAATCTACCGTAACGTCGCACTTAAATATGCCGGCAGTTTTGACTTGGTAACTAATTATTTCTTAAAAGAAGATAGTGCGGTTGGTCAAGTATTGCGCACACATTATGAGTTACTCCGCGGTACCTTAGTCGATTTTGACATCCCCACAACTGATTTAGTGCTTCTGAATCGCGGCCTCCGGAGTATGATTACCGGTTTTATCAGCTTAAGTATCAAAGGCTATTTTGGCAAAGAATTTAATCTTTCAAAAGATGAAACCTATCACCAACTGATTATGAATTTGGTAAAAAAACTACCTTTAAAAGGCTAG
- a CDS encoding pectate lyase-like adhesive domain-containing protein yields MSKKMIPIVTAVMLSAQLVTIPTVQAQDTNIETTLNVGEQSDESTSVEDDSAEENVFEKNDQDSILNNEDKLAEVLENDEDVTALISDEIALPKAEKQVGKSVKANNDSKKEVRATTANVSTVAQFVNAWNDITIDCIELQNDLSIPDNQANLAQSASTRTKSVEINGNKHTLNLGNNALYMKKSTDGSLKENGKSGGSTLYVHDFTGISSTVTDGVTPGNPSNGSTAGIFVDLNTNNAYGNWLNNGTWRAKFENITVDSPSSHLTMMSRCEVTFAGTNNIKTTNEPLVVGSVIFAAGSHTNIVSANPTPLLWMNNEKDDSVLTTADSREVTLESNAKVSLRNMPGTADATATVVPKNVPNNFASQKAYGPIAWAFGNITVNQDAVLDMGTAAGGLAWYNRPDSSPVIAPADIKASTVSGGFGNVYVNGGILNLHSSLNIPATNPIIRNVNGDKSAGATIAINQGGSFFVTGNMPADKPVINLATSNTALIMNQPKAFDIKNIGGTGTSSDTNYSAINIGDSTNTANNNQTKTRTFAINNSDISLWNNTTALTTNDDGIITAPQDGDFVDVENFLLERKANNANGTSTSRITASDDMLQGAVDERLNTQNSAFDRIMGLNSAPTVTIQPWQAHDDVTLDSLLAQHNGDVYKTDFITDADKALRARIQMGQLPNQANPNYETGDLVMAPVWANHNTIVDLDTNDSATIDIDAPGSSLSVDEIGDNGFMTIKDNDVADFQKNVLNGGDDIQATVSRGTNPARSTETTTNVIDVTPPTPVPLEDISAADTSSTTISGSASADTASVRLKLSTDEGATWSDFSDSVAVTNGTWTLPLPSDLKAGDQVQIFASDGTSVSKARALTGDKENENPATEMTYHDATFPAATIYTIVAANTDNGDNTGNGGNTDNGDNTGNGDNTDNGNTTNPGDTTTPDNTNTAGTDTVVDTKPTQPGTTDSDKTKPITHLPGSGGDKPNKKKTSKQAPKKAAKKTKQANGQNSKAAAKNALPKAGNKFDRLQMIIATLGGITLLGAIVWLKKIRGKNTEV; encoded by the coding sequence ATGAGTAAAAAAATGATTCCAATTGTGACCGCAGTTATGTTGTCGGCACAATTAGTAACAATTCCAACCGTTCAAGCACAGGATACTAATATTGAAACGACACTTAATGTTGGCGAGCAAAGCGATGAAAGCACTAGCGTTGAAGACGATTCTGCTGAAGAAAATGTCTTTGAAAAAAATGATCAAGATAGCATCTTGAATAATGAAGATAAATTAGCGGAAGTACTTGAAAATGATGAAGATGTGACAGCGCTAATTAGTGATGAAATCGCGTTGCCCAAGGCTGAAAAGCAAGTTGGCAAAAGTGTAAAAGCTAATAATGACAGCAAAAAAGAAGTGCGGGCAACGACAGCAAACGTTTCAACAGTTGCTCAGTTTGTAAATGCCTGGAATGATATTACGATTGATTGCATTGAACTACAAAATGACCTTAGTATCCCGGATAATCAAGCGAATTTGGCACAAAGTGCAAGTACACGAACTAAAAGTGTTGAAATAAATGGGAATAAACATACGCTTAATTTGGGAAACAATGCGTTATACATGAAAAAGAGTACAGATGGATCACTCAAAGAGAATGGTAAGAGCGGTGGTTCAACCCTTTACGTACATGACTTCACTGGAATTTCATCGACGGTTACGGATGGTGTAACGCCTGGTAATCCAAGCAATGGTTCTACGGCTGGGATTTTTGTCGACTTAAATACGAATAATGCGTACGGTAATTGGCTCAATAATGGTACTTGGCGGGCGAAGTTTGAAAATATTACGGTCGATTCTCCAAGCTCACACCTGACGATGATGTCACGTTGCGAAGTGACCTTTGCAGGTACTAATAATATTAAGACGACCAACGAACCATTGGTTGTTGGGAGTGTAATTTTTGCGGCAGGGTCGCACACGAATATCGTTAGTGCTAATCCAACGCCACTACTTTGGATGAATAACGAAAAAGATGATTCAGTGCTTACAACTGCGGATTCACGCGAAGTTACGCTAGAAAGTAATGCAAAAGTTTCTTTACGTAATATGCCAGGAACAGCGGATGCAACCGCGACGGTCGTTCCTAAAAATGTGCCTAATAATTTTGCTAGTCAAAAGGCATATGGACCAATTGCGTGGGCTTTTGGTAATATAACGGTCAATCAGGACGCAGTTCTGGATATGGGAACCGCGGCAGGTGGGCTTGCTTGGTATAATCGACCAGATAGTTCACCGGTAATCGCGCCAGCTGATATTAAGGCCTCAACGGTGAGTGGTGGCTTTGGTAATGTATATGTGAACGGTGGCATATTGAATTTACATTCATCACTTAACATTCCAGCGACAAATCCAATTATCCGGAATGTGAACGGTGATAAGTCTGCTGGGGCAACAATTGCGATTAATCAAGGTGGTAGCTTCTTTGTTACTGGTAATATGCCAGCTGACAAACCAGTGATTAATTTGGCAACGTCAAATACTGCCTTGATCATGAACCAACCAAAAGCATTTGATATTAAAAATATTGGTGGTACCGGAACGAGCAGCGATACCAATTATTCTGCCATCAATATTGGTGATTCTACGAACACCGCTAATAACAATCAGACTAAAACGCGTACATTTGCAATCAACAATAGTGATATTAGCTTGTGGAATAACACGACGGCATTAACAACTAATGACGATGGTATCATTACAGCACCCCAAGATGGTGATTTTGTTGACGTCGAAAACTTCTTACTTGAGCGAAAAGCAAATAACGCTAATGGTACAAGTACTTCACGGATTACGGCATCAGATGATATGTTGCAAGGCGCAGTTGATGAACGCTTGAATACGCAAAATTCGGCATTTGACCGAATCATGGGGCTTAACTCAGCACCAACAGTAACAATCCAACCTTGGCAAGCGCATGACGATGTGACGCTAGACTCATTGTTAGCACAACACAATGGTGATGTATATAAAACCGACTTCATCACGGATGCTGATAAAGCGTTGCGGGCACGAATTCAAATGGGGCAGTTGCCAAATCAAGCTAACCCAAACTATGAAACTGGTGATTTAGTAATGGCACCGGTCTGGGCTAATCACAATACAATTGTTGATCTTGATACGAATGATTCAGCAACAATCGATATTGATGCACCCGGTAGTTCATTATCAGTTGACGAAATTGGTGATAACGGATTTATGACTATTAAGGATAATGATGTAGCTGATTTCCAAAAAAATGTGCTGAATGGCGGTGATGACATTCAAGCAACTGTAAGCCGTGGGACAAACCCTGCGCGCTCAACAGAAACCACGACGAATGTGATTGATGTAACGCCACCAACACCGGTGCCACTTGAAGATATTAGTGCTGCCGATACCAGTAGTACCACAATTAGTGGGAGCGCTTCTGCTGACACGGCCAGTGTGCGGTTGAAGCTAAGTACTGATGAAGGTGCAACGTGGTCTGACTTTAGTGACTCAGTCGCTGTAACTAATGGTACGTGGACATTACCGCTACCAAGTGATTTAAAAGCTGGTGATCAGGTCCAAATTTTTGCATCTGATGGGACAAGTGTTAGCAAAGCGCGGGCATTAACTGGGGATAAGGAAAATGAAAATCCAGCCACAGAAATGACCTACCACGATGCAACTTTCCCAGCTGCGACAATTTACACGATTGTTGCCGCTAACACGGATAACGGTGACAACACGGGTAACGGTGGTAATACAGACAACGGTGATAACACGGGTAATGGTGATAACACAGATAACGGCAATACGACCAACCCAGGTGACACGACAACACCAGATAACACGAACACGGCCGGCACTGACACCGTGGTTGATACAAAGCCAACACAACCAGGCACGACTGATTCAGATAAAACAAAACCAATTACGCATTTACCAGGAAGTGGTGGCGATAAGCCAAACAAGAAGAAAACTAGTAAGCAAGCACCTAAAAAGGCCGCTAAGAAAACGAAGCAAGCTAATGGACAAAACAGTAAAGCTGCCGCTAAGAATGCGTTACCTAAAGCTGGTAACAAATTCGACCGCTTGCAAATGATCATTGCAACGCTTGGTGGAATTACATTATTAGGCGCGATTGTGTGGTTGAAAAAAATTCGCGGTAAAAATACGGAAGTATAA